aAAGTTTCAATTCTCTTGCCAGCAAACCGTATTCAAATCCTTGCCTAGGTCTTTACTTTTACAAGTTTACTGCACTTCTGCCCACTGCCATTAGGTGGCAGCATGATCTCCACAACTTGATGAATACATTTCTGGAAAAGACTAGGGACAAAAACGAGAGAGACATCATTAGTGCTTTGGTATCAACCACATGTATAGCTTGTTTTATGTCCACAACTGCAAAGAAACTGCAGTTAGCCAAGAGTATTTCCacaaattcaattcaatttagtGCTTATGACATGCAAAACACTGCTAGGCATATGGAAACCAGAGCAAGTCCCTGCATGTGAGCAACACAGAGTAATAGATTATATTGCCAAGCTAAAAAGGCAGCAGGATGCAAAATTGCATATGAAATCAGTATAATCAAAATCATGTAAACATGCCTATAAGaagaccagaaaaaaatttttaacagtaATTTTTATTAGATACTATGTCGAATTATTTGACACTGTatcctaaattttaaattttttaaatttaaattttgtttaatgtttaaagAGTGATGTGCATgcaagttgggggggggcagagggagggaatcttaagcagacttcccacactgaggggggagcccaatgcgagctcactctcacaaccctgagattatgcatgacctgagctgaaatcaagagtcagatgcttaacccactgagccacccaggtgtccctaaattttaattctttagtaTTTTTACATGTAAAACTTTCAACTTTTTGTATTATACAAGTTAACAAATATTACTctgatattaaaaagaaatcttttctcaTAAAGTGATACTTTCTGCCTCAAAACACAAAAAATCCAATTGGGGAGACAGAGATGTCAGTGATCAATTGGTAACAGAGGATGAGGGCTTTGACAGAGATAAACTGGAGAATGAAGGGAAACTACAGGAggggtttttgttgctgttaagtGTTCGATTTTTTGCCTAGAAATGTTGGGATAAGCGGTGGTGAGAAAGAAGAGTTGAACTGTGAACTGGCTTTGAAGGATATGTAAGTTTTGTCCAGTGGAAAAAGGTAGGAAAGCATTCACTGAGAGGAAGCGCATCAGCAAGGTGACTGGAAAGAAAAAGCCACAGGATCCGACACTAGCACCAGGGAATCAGCTGCATAGGCCttgaagataggaggggaagggaaaaagtaGCAGGAGAGGAAGCTAGAAATGCAGAGTTGATGATCAAACGTAAAAACTGGCCTAAATACCATCTTAGAGCTTGGGATTTATCCTGTGGGCACAGGAGATTCAACTGGGGATTTTTCAACATAGAAATGACATGGTCACGCCTGGGCTTTTGTGAGATCACTCTGGCACAGCACGGAGAATGTTCTTTTGGAGGGACTGGGGCCAGACAGACCAGCTTAGAGGCCAGGACAAGAGATAAGCCGAAAGGTGAGGGCTTTGAGAGTAAGCAGAGAACAGCGGGAATAGCGCAGGTACAAAGACTCAagaaatatggggcgcctgggtggctcagtcggttaagcggctgccttcggctcaggtcatgatcctggagtcccgggatcgagtcctgcgtcgggctccctgctcagcggggagtctgcttctccctctgaccctcccctctctcatgctctctgtctcattctctctctcaaataaataaatacaatctttaaaaaaaaaaaaaaagactcaagaaatatttggaggtttaaaaaataaaaatactgaaaaacaaaaaagagatttGAATCAATAAATTTAGATCATTAAATATGAAGAAGAATCAAAGATGAGCCAAAGCTTTTCGCCTGGTTACTTGAGATGGAAAAGTAAGGAGAGACAGGATAGTCAGTACAGAGGACATTTTAGGAATTACTGTTTTGGTCAGGCTGGGTTTGAAGTACATATTGGACATTTAGGTAGAGTTTAGAGGGGAACTCCGAAAAAATTATGGAACCGAGGAACAGGTTTGTAAGTCCAAGTTGTCAGCATCTAACAGACAGCTATGAGAGGAGACTGTCCTGCGAGTTCATACCATTTGGGGGTTCTGGCtacctctcaatttttttttttttaaagattttatttgtcagagagagtgagtgagcacaagcagggggagctgcaggcagagggagaagcagactccccactgaacaaagacccaatgtgggactcgatcccaggatgctgggatcatgctgaaggcagacgcttaactgactgagccacccaggagcccctcaattGGTCTTAAATATAAGCATGAAGAGGGTTTTATAATGGATTCCAAGTTCAGTAAGTCTCAGGCATCCAGTGAAGTAAGAAGAGGATCTTCTCTGGTTTGGCTCAAGtcattacagatatttttaaaagctgaaggaAAGCCAGGAGAATGAGCGCTACTCCTGaatgttcctccctctcctcacccacAGCCTCCTGATGAAGCAGAGGAAGTTTCTTTACCATTTCAAGAATGTCCGCTGGGCTAAGGGTCGCCATGAGACCTACTTGTGCTACGTGGTGAAGCGGCGGGATAGCGCCACCTCCTTTTCACTGGACTTTGGTCACCTTCGAAACAAGGTATCAATTAGTTGCTTCCAAGCTAGACTTCGGGCACTTTCAGAACCATATTCAGATAGTACTACTTTCACCCTGCTTCACGTTTAGGTCTCCACCAGATTTCtcaaatctctttcttttttatatccatGAAACCAGAACAGGTATGCCCCAAAGCATGCCATTTCATGTCCTCCCTGATCATGCTGGGCACATTACTGTGACACCCTGCTTCAATGCCAAGAGTAACTGCCCCCaaactttccttccctttccccagcaCCTGAATTGCCTTTGAGATTAAGGAAATCAAATATAAGAGCCTTTTGATTTGGAAGAATATTGTCAGCTCACTCAAGctaaatttaaatgtgaaaattccctttctttaaaatttttgggaaaattaagaaaaaagtaggaaaaattaaTGACTCAATTCTGTTTCCCTAATGATTTCTAGTCCCTCCTGCTTACATAGATCATAGGCCAATGAGTACATTCAGCATGGTGAGACCCAGAATACTCAGGGAAGCCTCAATTGGTCGATTAATTAAATCAATCTCTCAGCATCTATCAGAGAATTATATTTACAAGCGACTTCACCATCCAGATGGGTTTGCATAATCTGAGTATTTCATGTCTCAAAACAGGCAGTGAGATCTGATACTGGTGGGATCCCAGGGAAGAATCCATAGGTGGAAGGACATTGTCTGGCTCACtgttaagtgtttattttatgaTTCAATTTCCTTTGCCTCCATTTGTATTGTGTAAATTATCTCACTTCAGTTGTTTTACATTCTAATCTCTTTCCTGTTTGGTGATGTGACACATTCTAAGTGGAGAAGGGTTTGCTGTTACCaaccctttctttccttctcctttattcCTCACGATCGATACCAGGCCATGTTATTGGTGAGGACTGAGAAGATCCAAGAGTTGGATGAGTTGTCCCAGTCACCTGAGTGGTGATGCCAGGAAATGAAACCTAGATCTTTCAGATTCTAGGACTAATGACTTTTTGGCAATACTATGCAGATTTGCTCTATCTCATTATTGCGCAATTATTACAATCACAGGGATCATAGGATGAGCAATCACATTATTTAATTGTTCTGAACCCATAGCAGTCCTATTACCTCTCCTACAACACCCCTCTGTTGGCCTTAGCCTAATCTCTTTTACCCCTTCCAGTCCTCAACCATATGTTTCCTACCTCCCCCTAGTGGTCTGGTGTATTTCCACAATGTTACAGCAACAGgccattttctttctccacaaACGCGCCAGAAGTAACTTCGCGAACACAACTCAAAACTCTGGAACACTGTGGCTACTTCAGCCAGACTCATCGCATCCTCCTGCTTTTCTGTTCTGTTGTAACCTAAGGCCCAAACTGCAGACACGCTAAAAAAGATTACTGGGGGAGGCAGATGAATTAGTGACCATAAAGCTGCCGGCACCGCAGTAAAGGTCACTAAACGTCACCTAAGTCCTCTGCTCTGTCCGCAGTCGGGCTGCCACGTGGAGTTGCTCTTCCTCCGCTACATCTCCGACTGGGACCTGGACCCTGGCCGGTGCTACCGCGTCACCTGGTTCACCTCCTGGAGCCCCTGCTACGACTGTGCCCGGCACGTGGCCGACTTTCTGAGAGGGTACCCCAACCTCAGTCTGAGGATCTTCACCGCGCGCCTCTACTTCTGCGAGGACCGCAAGGCTGAGCCCGAGGGGCTGCGGCGGCTGCACCGCGCGGGGGTCCAGATCGCCATCATGACCTTCAAAGGTGTGAAGGGGACCTCGTTTGGGATTGCAGTTCAGAGGAGAaaaatcggggggggggggtgcggaatTCAGCCAAAAATTGACTAGAATAGGAGGAAGAGAATTAAGGCTTGGACACCAGGCTTTGCAGGAAATGAGATTtaaaagtggggtgggggggaagggttttctttctttcctctctattTGGGATCTGAGCTATCTGCTACCCCATGcccctccttttttaaagattatttttattgctggaaTACTTTTGTGGAAAATCGTGAAAAAACTTTCAAAGCCTGGGAGGGATTGCACGAAAATTCCGTTCGACTATCCAGACAGCTTCGACGCATTCTTTTGGTAAGGGGCTTCtttgcttctcattttctttctctctccaaagtcATCTTTTCCTGGAGCTACTTAAATTTTCCTTTAGCATATTTTTTACattgtctgtgcatgtgtgtgtaggtATCACTCTCATTTTTTCTCTGATGAAAGCCGTTACtgtgtcttttttgtgtgtgttatttcTCCTACATTTGAATTTGCTCTTTTGTTTCACAATTCAGAGCCCTCTGCTGAGatgcccttcccttcccctctttcaTCACCCACAACTCTCTCCGTTAGACTCTCCTCAGGATTCTGTTTTCCTTCAGGTAgaattccttcctctcctcttcctaccCCTCCCAAGTTACTTTCTTCCACGATGTTACAAATACATCactcagcttctttctttctttacagcCCCTGTATGAGGTTGATGACTTACGAGATGCATTTCGTACTTTGGGACTTTGATATCAACCTCCAAGAATGTCACTTAAAATTAACCACCTCTGAAGACAGTGGGTAAAAGGACAATCTTTCAAGAATTCCGTTTTTCTTCAACTCTCATTTTCTTAAGAGTTTAGAGAGAAAATATTCATTACAggactttgtaaaaaaaaaaccgtCTTGAAAGTACAGAAGGAACACAGGCCCACCAGGGAAATGCTGCAACTGGTGCAGCTTTTAATGCAACAGCGCCCCCTACTGGGAAATAACAGAATTGCAGGGCCTGGGAGCGCCTAAAGTGCCGTGTTCTATGACTGAGGGAGGAAACAAAAGGTAAATCTGTAAAAGCATGGTGAGAAGatcaaatgtttttataatatgtATCCTTTATTATGTGATTCATACGGAGTTTTCAATGATATTAGTGatatatttttctactcttttcctTTGGGGTTCCCTTTCAAGTGAACAAACTTGCACCAGTCCATGATCTATACAGAACCTCCTAATGAAAGGATCTGGGTAATTGTAACCCCAAAACATCTTCCCAAGGCATTAATATCTAAGCATGCACTGTATGTTTTCATTGTCTGAggtatgtttttatgtttgtacataagacaatttttttcttggtatgaAATATGCATGATCACCTTCAggctattttataataaaggatCTTAAAATGAATGAGGACTGTGAAGAAGACACTCTAAAAGTTAGTTGATGCCTCAATTAACACATCTGGAAACATAGATCCTTTTAAAGAAGCCCATAGGTCAGAAACCGCAACCataaatttcacatttaattAGGTAACACTTGGAAAGGACTTGCTTCAgtgttgagaaaagaaaaatctgtcctCTCCAGTGGGTCTCGTAACTTGAACAGTGTCAACCAGGCCAACATTTCCGACTTTTTGTATGTATGCGATGCTCCTCTCAAAGAAATGTTCACTATGTAGGACAGTGTGACAAAAAGAGAGTAACATTTGGAAAGGAAGGATGACAGAGCATTCATTACAAAGAAATAGTGTTTTCTCCAGCAAAATGTAGGGAGCCAACATGGCAGAAAGTGCCTCTTTGTAACAACTCTCTTTgactaagaaaaatattaaaaaataaccatatCACTGTGCAGTTATTACCTAGCAACCCTTGCAATGCAGATAAATAGATCTGCAAGACAAGTTGAATGCACAATTGCGTTGCTTTACAACTACAAATGGGTGCCAGGACTAATCAATAGGAGAAAGAATAATCCTTTGCAACAAActgtgctggaacaactggatatctatatgcaaaagaatgaatttggatctCTTACCACATACCACATgcaagaactaaaactataaaacccttagaagGAAACACAGGTGGAAATCTTCACGACCTTGGATATGATCAAGTCCCTTAAATATGacagcaaaagcacaagcaacagaaggaaaaaagagagaaatttgacttctttaaaattaaaagcttttgtgcatcaaaagaaaagcaaggaagtaaaaagacaatctgcaaaatgggagaaaatatttacaaataatataccTGGTAAGAGTTTAGTAGACAGAATACAccaagaactcttacaactcataaaaaaaccccaacaacctaattttaaaatggccaaaagacttgaatagacattcctccaaagatgATACACacatggctaataagcacatgaaaggtaCTTAACATCCTCAGTCTTTAGGGAAATCAAAGCCAGTGAGATACCACTCAGACTATTAGCATGGCTATCAACAACATCAAAAACAATCACAATCGTTGCTCAAGATGGAGAAACAAACCTTCCATATGTTacctggtggaaatgtaaaattgtgCAGCTGCTATGGgtaacagtttggtggttcctcaaaagcTGAACACAGAtatcacccagcaattccacttctaggtatatatccaagagattAAAAGCATACGTTGAAACAAAAACTCTTCCGTGAATATTTATAGCAGgagtattcataatagccaaaaaaaaaaaaaggaaacaccaaATGTTCCATCAAGTGATGGGTGGATAAATAAACGTGCTAGATCCATACAACAATattttattcagtcataaaaaggaatgaagtaggaACATgatacaacatgaatgaatcttgaaaacattgtgcCAACGGAaagaaagccagacacaaaatgccatatattttatgattccactcatatgaaatgtccagaacaggtaatcccacagagacagacaaaaagattagtggttgccaggggcaagAGGGAAAAGGGCATGGGAGTTACTTAATGCatatggagtttcttttgggggtgatgaaaatggtCTACATttcagtggtgatggttgcaaaacatTCTGAATGTACTAAAACCCACTAACGTGTATTTTAGAGTGGCTAAAGTTTACATGTGTgtgaattgataaatgaatttataaatgcaaattttatgttatgtgaattttatctcatttaagaCAAGCCAATATGACTTGAGTCAGGTGACCCTAAATTTGAATTGTTTCTATGCGACAGTGGGCAAGATACATTTAACCTCTCTACAGCTTTAGTTCCCGATCTCTACATGGGTATGATAATATGAACTTTTCACAATTTTGGTAagtattaaattagaaaataacacAAACACAACTATCTTAGTGATTAGCATTGCTACCCTTTCTGTTTGCCAGACAAACCTAGAAATCACCCATGACATCACCGTCTGCCCCCATATCGGGTCCTTACACTTTGTATGCTAAATACTTCTTGCATtcacttttctctccctcctctactAGTACCTAAGAAAGAGAgtaaaaaacgaaaacaaaaaataGTCTGATAGTTGAAAGCAGGCCTGACACTTTTAGCCAGGCCATTATTATTTTCCTGTTGGACATAAACAATCTCATAGAATAACAACCTCAAACAGGATTATTCAGACTGATATGAGAGAAAGCAAAACCATTTCATAATTTGTCTGAGCCACCCCACAAAATACCAAACACCACCTCTCTTGGCTGGAAGGAATGACTGCTACTTCCTTACCAGTTACAGCTTTATCCGTGTTCTAGTCAGCCCTCCAGAAAGATGGGACACACCCGATTATAGAACTGACCTAATTCCCTCACAATATCTAATCTAACACAAATTCCCATTTTCTTAGCCCCTCCCCCAATTCACCAAACGAAAGCCCAAATTCTGTACTTAAATTCATAGTCATGACGTGTCTCAGTGAGAGAAACACCCTCTTACTGACTAGACACTTCATGGCTCATGGCTGCCCATAATGTTGGTTCTCCCTCACGGCAAgagtaataaatcccacttgttcaaCTACAGGAGGCGAGTTATTTATTGTCTTTGGATGGAGGCCATTGACACATCTTAGCTGGAGCTACCGACATCTTAGTCTATTATAATAGTTATGATATTCACTAATTCTTGTAACATTTTACTGACAAGTGTAGAGGCCACTTTGAGTGAACAGGTTTGAGCAATGGAAACAAGAGCGAGGcaaaagggcccacagtgacTACCCAGCTGACACACAGGCTCGTTAAGTGACTCACCTTGGAAATCGCCATAGGTCCTAActaaccaatgggctacttacaaccaggcagttaccaaaaaagggaaaattccatacattCCATACCTTCTCACTCCACCCTGTAACTGTGGTATCTCACCACCATTTTGTGGCAGACAGTCTCCCTTGCAATGTATTCAATGAACTCTTTTGTTCTGCTCTGGGTGAATTCTTTTGCAGTTGGCCCCCTCTCAATCAGGATGCCCCACTAGAAGTATTCTGTGGTGGTGATGATATGGTTGgttttaagaaaatttcatgagaaataaatgctgaatCTGctatttaatcattcattctcCTTAATATTTACTGATCAACTACTAGGTGCATAGCAGTGTGACCAgcatatatgtatctatatccATGTGTTCAAAAAGCTTACATTCTGGCCAGAAAGACAATCCATGTGCATGAAGAAAATActacatatgtttttaaatgtgagTTGGGGTACTTTTTGTTATAGAAACTGCTAATTAtagtattttagaatttaaatgttcAACTTATTAAAGATACAAATTTAAGCACCTAACTTTTAAGCCTTTGTTTcaaacttcaaaattattttatgatttataagTCTAATTTTGTATTAAATAAGAGCAACCAATTttacttgctcttttttttttttttttaccaaaccCAGTATTACTTGCTCTTTAATATTAGAGTAACCTAAAATAGCAATTAAACTTAAAAACCGTCCTATTCACAAATATGATTATACtacttttaccattttaagtTATGTATATTCATGTGGCTGCTTTTTAACCACCTTAAATGCTTGACAGGGCAGCCAGATTTATAAGCAAGt
The sequence above is drawn from the Neomonachus schauinslandi chromosome 5, ASM220157v2, whole genome shotgun sequence genome and encodes:
- the AICDA gene encoding single-stranded DNA cytosine deaminase, whose product is MPKTKKDTLESTMDSLLMKQRKFLYHFKNVRWAKGRHETYLCYVVKRRDSATSFSLDFGHLRNKSGCHVELLFLRYISDWDLDPGRCYRVTWFTSWSPCYDCARHVADFLRGYPNLSLRIFTARLYFCEDRKAEPEGLRRLHRAGVQIAIMTFKDYFYCWNTFVENREKTFKAWEGLHENSVRLSRQLRRILLPLYEVDDLRDAFRTLGL